The following are encoded in a window of Pseudomonas multiresinivorans genomic DNA:
- a CDS encoding ComEA family DNA-binding protein has translation MKKSLLSVASLILLAGLSFGGAALAATNGAPAVKPAAETTASTEKAPVAQVAAVNINTASAEELQHSLKGIGKVKAQAIVDYRTTNGPFTTVDQLLEVKGIGKGTLDKNRDKISL, from the coding sequence ATGAAGAAGAGTCTGCTTTCCGTTGCAAGTCTGATTCTGTTGGCGGGCCTCTCGTTCGGTGGCGCCGCTCTGGCGGCCACCAATGGGGCTCCAGCCGTAAAACCCGCAGCCGAAACCACGGCTTCAACCGAAAAGGCACCTGTTGCCCAGGTGGCGGCGGTGAATATCAACACCGCATCGGCTGAAGAGTTGCAGCATTCCCTGAAAGGTATCGGCAAGGTGAAAGCCCAGGCCATCGTGGACTACCGCACAACCAACGGGCCGTTCACCACGGTCGATCAATTGCTCGAAGTGAAGGGCATCGGCAAGGGGACGCTGGACAAGAATCG